In Pedobacter sp. W3I1, one DNA window encodes the following:
- a CDS encoding UbiD family decarboxylase — MAYKSLAECVSDLEKHGHLIRIKEEVDPYLEMAAIHLRVYENKGPAILFEKVKGSPFPAVSNLFGTLERSKFIFRDTLPKVQQLVALRNDPIKALKNPFKYAGSAMSALSALPLKTPSAKSKFLKTSISQLPQIVNWPMDGGPFVTMPQVYTEDIDKPGVLNANLGMYRIQLGGNDYIQDKEIGLHYQIHRGIGVHQSKANALGQPLKVSIFVGGPPSHPLAAVMPLPEGLSEMTFAGALGDRRFRYFYDDEGFCISADADFIITGTVYPNENKPEGPFGDHLGYYSLTHPFPLMKVHHVYHKKDAIWSFTVVGRPPQEDTSFGALIHEITGSAIPQEIHGLKEVHAVDAAGVHPLLFAIGSERYTPYLKARRPQEILTIANHILGKNQLSLAKYLFIAAKEDDQHLSTHHIEAFLTHILERIDLTRDVHFYTNTTIDTLDYSGDGLNSGSKVVIAAAGDKRRELWDRIPEGVTFSDSFYQPKIAMPGVLVLESNKYLNPEKTAAEIALLNMALIDQDISGLPLIILADDAEFTAANIDNLVWVAFTRSNPAADIYGINDFTINKHWGCKGSLIIDARKKPHHAPELIKDEVVEKRLDILAQKGGSLHGII; from the coding sequence ATGGCATACAAAAGTTTAGCAGAATGTGTATCCGATCTTGAAAAGCACGGTCATTTAATCAGAATAAAAGAAGAAGTAGATCCCTATTTAGAAATGGCAGCCATCCATTTAAGGGTTTACGAAAATAAAGGACCCGCTATTCTATTTGAAAAAGTTAAGGGAAGTCCTTTTCCTGCTGTTTCAAACTTGTTTGGAACTTTAGAACGATCAAAGTTCATTTTCAGAGATACTTTACCAAAAGTACAGCAGTTGGTAGCCTTACGGAACGACCCCATAAAAGCGTTGAAAAACCCTTTCAAATATGCGGGGTCTGCCATGTCTGCCTTATCGGCCTTGCCACTTAAAACACCTTCGGCAAAAAGCAAATTTTTAAAAACAAGTATCAGCCAGTTACCTCAAATCGTAAACTGGCCTATGGATGGTGGCCCTTTTGTTACCATGCCGCAGGTTTACACCGAAGATATAGATAAACCTGGTGTTTTAAATGCAAATCTGGGTATGTATCGCATCCAATTAGGTGGAAATGATTATATCCAAGATAAAGAGATTGGGTTGCACTATCAGATCCATAGGGGGATTGGCGTGCATCAATCTAAAGCCAATGCACTGGGCCAACCCTTAAAAGTGAGCATTTTTGTTGGCGGACCGCCATCGCATCCTTTAGCAGCGGTGATGCCTTTACCAGAAGGATTATCGGAAATGACTTTTGCTGGTGCATTGGGCGACAGGCGTTTTCGTTATTTTTACGATGACGAAGGTTTTTGTATTTCAGCTGATGCCGATTTTATTATTACAGGTACGGTTTATCCAAACGAAAATAAACCGGAAGGACCTTTTGGCGACCACTTAGGTTATTATAGCCTAACACACCCATTTCCTTTAATGAAGGTACACCATGTATATCATAAAAAGGATGCGATATGGTCGTTTACCGTGGTTGGTCGCCCACCACAGGAAGATACTAGTTTTGGTGCCTTAATTCATGAGATTACAGGTTCGGCCATTCCGCAGGAAATACATGGTTTAAAAGAAGTTCATGCAGTTGATGCTGCTGGTGTTCACCCCTTACTTTTTGCCATTGGTAGCGAACGTTATACCCCATATTTAAAAGCTCGCAGGCCTCAGGAAATTTTAACCATAGCCAATCACATTTTAGGGAAAAACCAATTGAGTTTGGCTAAATATCTGTTTATTGCTGCCAAAGAAGATGACCAGCATTTAAGTACGCATCATATTGAAGCATTTCTTACCCATATTTTAGAACGGATCGATTTAACAAGGGATGTTCATTTTTATACCAATACCACAATTGATACGCTTGATTATAGTGGCGATGGATTAAACAGCGGATCAAAAGTTGTAATTGCAGCGGCAGGGGATAAGCGACGTGAACTGTGGGATAGGATTCCGGAGGGGGTGACATTTAGCGATAGTTTTTACCAACCAAAAATTGCCATGCCTGGCGTGTTAGTTTTAGAGAGTAACAAATATTTGAATCCAGAGAAAACGGCTGCTGAAATTGCATTGTTAAATATGGCTTTAATCGATCAGGATATATCTGGTCTGCCATTGATTATTTTGGCTGATGATGCTGAGTTTACCGCTGCAAATATTGATAATCTGGTATGGGTGGCTTTTACCAGAAGCAACCCTGCAGCAGATATTTATGGCATTAACGACTTTACCATCAATAAACATTGGGGCTGTAAAGGCTCGCTGATTATTGATGCCAGGAAAAAGCCCCATCACGCACCTGAATTGATTAAAGATGAAGTGGTGGAAAAAAGATTGGATATTTTGGCTCAAAAGGGTGGAAGCCTGCATGGAATAATTTAG
- a CDS encoding Dps family protein, translated as MDAKEISLNEKEVKPVVDLLNDYLANYHIHYQKLRGCHWNIKGQNFFTLHVKFEELYTNAQLTIDEIAERVLTLGKAPHSRFADYIKESKIKEIDTIGLKDLDMVDAILDDMAALIELERELLEATDAAGDDGSNDMVNRFMQFKEKNTWMLRSFAGKK; from the coding sequence ATGGACGCTAAAGAAATAAGCTTAAACGAAAAAGAAGTTAAACCAGTTGTAGATCTTTTAAACGATTATTTGGCTAATTATCATATTCATTATCAAAAATTAAGAGGTTGCCACTGGAATATTAAAGGGCAGAACTTTTTTACATTACATGTTAAGTTTGAAGAATTATATACTAATGCACAATTAACCATTGATGAAATAGCCGAGCGTGTATTAACCTTGGGTAAAGCACCGCATAGCCGTTTTGCTGATTATATTAAAGAATCTAAAATTAAAGAGATTGATACCATTGGGCTTAAAGACCTTGATATGGTTGATGCCATTTTAGATGATATGGCTGCATTGATCGAATTAGAAAGAGAACTTTTAGAAGCCACTGATGCTGCCGGAGACGATGGTTCTAACGACATGGTTAACCGTTTTATGCAATTTAAAGAGAAAAACACCTGGATGTTACGTTCTTTCGCAGGGAAAAAATAA
- a CDS encoding LysM peptidoglycan-binding domain-containing protein, producing MHKIYLSAVMLFALNIANAKANTARDSIGVENNKGKKLIVHQTVAKDTYYSIGRRYNVSPKDIMTFNDNKYLQVGIIIKVPTNIPFTANGSSNTAQSASASNVIEHTIKPKENLNMLAEKYGTTINEIKALNNLSGNNLSIGQVLKIPAKNSEQTSAAAPVTPPAKNNTETVVANTQPSDQTMIEHTVQPKEFLGKIAEKYGTTVEEVKKANNLSGNNLRIGQKLKIPATKNIDENKVVAAAEEKPVQENKSPDAAGTHTVLRNETIFTIAKQYGITAYQIRKLNDLPDNAITIGQVLKVPGGIVTDVQVPKEKQAEAKEKEVEAKVKEAPAAKEESFIHTVATGENIFTIAKKYNLTAYQIRTANKLEDNAIKVDQKLIIPRPPQPKSVNDLSKEEQENEPDSTMVKDPKLRRDPSVYGLSQIEEKGTAVWIADQDLDGTKMLVLHRTAPVGRVIKITNPMTNRTTFAKVVGKFTENESTKDVIIVMTKAVADSLGALDKRFFCNLTYSAQ from the coding sequence ATGCATAAAATATATTTATCTGCTGTAATGTTATTTGCCTTAAACATTGCAAATGCCAAAGCCAACACAGCAAGAGACTCTATCGGTGTAGAAAACAATAAAGGCAAAAAACTGATCGTTCACCAAACTGTAGCAAAAGACACTTATTATTCTATAGGAAGAAGGTATAATGTTTCGCCTAAAGATATTATGACCTTTAATGATAACAAATACCTTCAGGTTGGGATAATTATCAAGGTACCTACAAATATCCCTTTTACGGCTAATGGTTCGTCAAATACCGCACAAAGTGCATCAGCCTCAAATGTGATAGAACACACCATAAAGCCAAAAGAAAATTTAAACATGTTGGCCGAAAAATATGGTACTACTATAAATGAGATTAAAGCTTTAAACAACCTAAGCGGAAATAATTTAAGTATTGGCCAGGTTTTAAAAATCCCTGCAAAAAACTCAGAACAAACCAGTGCGGCAGCACCGGTAACACCACCGGCAAAAAACAATACCGAGACTGTAGTAGCGAACACCCAACCGTCAGATCAGACCATGATCGAACATACGGTGCAGCCTAAAGAGTTTTTAGGAAAAATTGCAGAGAAGTACGGCACTACTGTTGAAGAAGTAAAAAAAGCCAACAACCTTTCTGGAAACAATCTGCGTATCGGTCAGAAACTTAAAATCCCGGCAACCAAAAATATCGATGAGAACAAAGTTGTAGCTGCTGCCGAAGAAAAACCTGTACAGGAAAACAAATCTCCGGATGCTGCAGGCACCCATACCGTTTTAAGAAACGAAACCATCTTCACCATCGCCAAACAATATGGCATTACCGCTTACCAGATTAGAAAACTGAACGACTTACCTGATAATGCCATTACCATAGGTCAGGTTTTAAAAGTGCCTGGAGGTATAGTTACAGATGTTCAGGTTCCGAAAGAAAAGCAGGCCGAAGCCAAAGAAAAAGAGGTAGAGGCCAAAGTTAAAGAAGCACCAGCAGCGAAAGAAGAGAGTTTTATCCATACCGTAGCTACGGGAGAAAACATTTTTACCATTGCTAAAAAATATAATTTAACCGCTTATCAGATCAGAACAGCAAACAAACTGGAGGATAATGCGATTAAAGTTGATCAGAAACTGATTATTCCCAGACCGCCACAACCTAAATCAGTAAATGATTTATCGAAAGAAGAACAGGAAAATGAACCAGACAGTACGATGGTTAAAGACCCTAAACTTCGCCGCGATCCGAGTGTATATGGTTTAAGTCAGATCGAAGAAAAAGGAACTGCCGTTTGGATTGCAGACCAGGACCTGGATGGCACAAAAATGCTGGTTTTACACCGTACGGCACCTGTGGGCAGGGTAATTAAGATTACCAACCCGATGACCAACCGTACTACCTTTGCCAAAGTTGTTGGTAAATTTACAGAGAACGAATCCACAAAAGATGTTATAATTGTAATGACTAAAGCTGTAGCCGATTCACTGGGCGCTTTAGACAAACGTTTTTTCTGCAATTTAACATATAGTGCTCAATGA